In Blastococcus saxobsidens DD2, the genomic stretch TCACGACCACGCTGACCGGGCCGACCGCCAACGTGCCGGCCGACAGCACGAAGGCGTACTCCTGCATGCCGACGCGCAGCTCGCTGACCGGGGGCCCCGCGGGCGCCGGCTCCGGGTCCGCCGCCCCGCAGGCGGCGATGAGCAGGAGGGCCGCCGCCGCGACCAGACCTCTCACTGGTCCTCCAGCAGGGCACGGACGCCGGGGGCCGCCGGCGAGTCGGGGGCGAGCTCGAGGAACCGGCGCAGCGTCTCCGCCGTCTCCGGCGCGCCGGTCGCCTCCTGAGCCAGACCGAGGACGAGCAGCACGTCCGGGTCGTCCGGGTACCGCTCGGCGAGCTCCTGCATCGGCGGCAGCGCCTCCGCGGCCCGCCCTGCCCGGACCAGCACGTTGCCGCGGAGGAGGACGACGACGTCCGCGGCCGGTTCCAGCGCCAGCGCCCGGTCGTACGCCTCCACCGCCTGGTCGAACTGCCGCGCCCGGTCGAGAGCACGGCCGAGCGCCACCCACGCCGCCGGATCCTGCGGACGGGTCTCCGCCCGGGCCTGCAGCTCCGCGATGCCCGACCCGGCCTCCGCCGACACGCCACCCGGGATGCCGCCGGTGACCGGCTCCCCGGCGCCGCGGTGCTGCAGGGCCGCTCCCACGCCCACTCCGGCGACCGCGAGCAGGACGACGGCCGCCCCGACCGTGACCGCCCGCCGCGGCAGCGCCGCCCCCGGCGTCCGCGATCGCGCGGACAGGCCTCGGGCGCGGTACCGGCGGAAGGCCGCGCCCAGCCGCCGGTCGGCCCGGGCCAGCGCCTCGGCGTCGGCCGGCCAGTCCTCCTCCGCAGCCAGCCGGGCGTCCAGCGCCTCCCGCAGCGACTCGGCGGCCGGTGAGTCGTCCAGCACCAGCTGCCCGGCGCGGTGCTCCTCGAGAACGCGGTGCGCCTCGGGATCCGTGGCCTCCCCGACCGCCTCCGCCGGCGCGCCGCGGGCTCGATGCAGCCAGCGCCAGACGAATCCGCCGCCGGCCGCGACCGCCAGGGCCGGGAGCAGCCAGACCAGGATTCCCGTGCCGGACGCCTCGGGGCGGAGCAGGACCTGCTCCCCGTATCGGTCCACGAAGTACTGCCGGATCTGGTCGGGACTCCGCCCCGCCCGGAGCTGATCCTCGATCACCTGGCGGGAGCCGGCAGCGAGGACCGACGCGCTGTCCGCGATCGACAGACCTTGGCAGGTGGGGCACCGGAGGCCGGCCGCCACGGCGTCGACCTGCTCCCGGAGGGACGCGTTGCCGTCCGGGGCAGCGGCGCGGAGCAGTCCCAGCACCGCCACGACGACCACGCACAGGGCGACGACCGCGCCCGCGGCACGTCGGACGCCGCTCATGGCCCCTCGCCGTCCAGGAGCGGGATCACCTGCTCCGTGATCCAGGCTGCGTCGAGCTCGCCGCTCACCTTGGCCACGATCGTCCCGTCGCGGCCGACGAGGTAGGTCTCGGGCAGCGCGAAGGTCCCCCACTCGACCGCGTAGGTCCCCTCCGGGTCGACGATGCTGGGCCAGGCGGCGCCGCCGAACTCCGCCAGGAACGCCCGGGCGTCGTCCGGGTCGTCGTGCACGTCGATGCCCACGACCCGCAGGCCCTGGGGCCCGAGAGAGGCCGCGGTGGCGATCAGCAGGGGGTGTTCCCGGCGGCACGGCTGGCACCACGAGGCCCACAGGTTGACCAGCACGACCTGCCCCTCCCAGCCCGCGAGGTCGAAGCGGCCGCCGTCGAGGGTGTCGCCCACGAGCGGCGGAGCGGGCTGACCGATCAGCGCGGAGGTCGTCACGGCGGAGTCGCCCAGTCGCGCGGCGAGCAGTGCGCCGGCCAGGGCGACGACGACCACGAACGCCAGCGCGGCGACCCACCGGCGCCACCGGCGGGTGGGGGCGGGCGGGCTGTCGGCCGGTTCGGTCATACCCGTATCTCCTCGACGTCGGTCGCTCCCACGCGGTTCTCGAGCCGTTCCGCATCCCGTGGGACGGTCCGCCGGACGGGCCAGGCGGCCACTCCCGCACCGGCGACCATGACCGGCACCGAGATCCACAGCCACACCACCATCGGGTTGACCACCAGGCGCACCGTGGCGGTGCCGGCGTCCGGGTCCACCTCGGTGAGGACCAGGTAGGCGTCCTCGGTGAGCGTCGTCCGCACCGACGGGGATCCGACCGCCTGGCTGAGCGAGGGATACATGCTCAGCCGCGGGGCGTGGACCCCGACGTCGCGCCCGTCCTCGCGGAGCAGCAGGTCGGCGGCGACCGACATGCGCCGCTCGTCGGCCGACCGGCGCACCTCCTGCAGGGTCGCCGTCCACTCCCCGACCCGAACGGTGTCTCCGACGGCCAGCTGCCGGGTGGCCGAGCTGCTGTAGGTCGAGGACGCGGCCACCGCGACCGCCGCGAGCACGAAGCCCAGGTGCACGAGCAGCCCGCCGTAGGCCCGCCGGTGCTGGGCCAGGGTCCGCCCGACCGTGCCGGCGAGACGGCCCGGCCGAAGGGTTCTCGTCCGCTGCACGTCCAGGACCACCCGGGTCAGGGTCGCCCCGGCGACGAACACCGCCAGGCCGAAGGTGAGCAGCGCGCCGACCCCGTCCAGCCCGGACAGGCCCAGCAGGCCGATCGTGGCCAGGCCGGCGAGCGCCGAGGGCAGCAGTTGGCCGGCCAGGCGCCGACCCTGGGCACTGCCCCACGGCAGCAGGGGTCCCAGTCCCATGAGCAGGACGACGAGCAGCGCGAGCGGCACCGTCATCCGGGTGAAGTAGGGGGCGCCCACGCTCAGCCGGTCCCCGGTGAGGGCCTCCACCGCGATCGGGAAGGTGGTGCCCAGCAGGATGGTGAAGGCCAGACCGGCCAGGAGCAGGTTGTTGGCGAGGAAGGAGGTCTCCCGGGAGACCGTCGCCAGCAGCGGGTCGTCGTCGCCCAACCGGTCCGAGCGCCACAGGAACAGCGCCCCGGCACCCAGGACCACGGCCAGGAGGAAACCGAGCAGCACCGGGCCGATCGTCGACCGGGTGAATGCGTGGACGCTCTCGACCACCCCGCTGCGGGTGAGGAAGGTGCCGAAGAGGACGAGGACGAACGTGGCGATCGCCAGGGTGAGGTTCCACAGCCGCAACGTCGCCCGCCGCCGCTGCACCATGATCGAGTGCAGCAGCGCGGTGGCGGTGAACCACGGCAGCACCGAGACGTTCTCCACCGGGTCCCAGCCCCAGTAGCCGCCCCAGCCGAGCACCTCGTAGGCCCACCAGCCGCCCATGACCACACCGGCGGTGAGACAGGCCCAGGCGGTCAGCGTCCAGGCGCGGACCACCGCCACCCACGCCGGCCCGGTGCGCCCGGTGACGAGGGCGGCGACCGCGTAGGCGAACGGAACGGCCATGCCCACGTAGCCCAGGTAGAGCAGGGGCGGGTGGAGGCCCATCAGGGGATGGTCCTGCAGCAGCGGGTTCGGTCCGGGCCCGTCGGCCGGTACCGGGCTCACCCGGTCGAAGGCACTACCGGCGAACAGGGCCAGCGCGAAGAAGAAGGCACCCAGCGCCGACAGCACCGACATCGCCCACGGGTGCAGGTCCCCCGCCCGGGGGTGGACGCGCACCACCGCCAGCGCGGTCAGGGCGGTGAGCACCAGCAGCCACAGCAGCAGCGAGCCCTCGAGCGCCGCCCACAGGCTGATGACGGTGTAGTACGGCGGCACCGCCCGACCGCCGTTCTCGGCGACGTAGCGCACGGAGAAGTCGTGCTGGACGAGGGCGTCGACCATGACGGCGACGGCGACGGCGGCGCCCAGCAGCGATCCTCCGGTGCCGATCCTCCCCCATCGGCCCGCACCGCCGCCGTCACCTCGCCGGGCGGTCGCCGCCCAGGCCGCGCAGGCGACCGCGGAGCACACCAGGCCCAGCATCAGACCGAACGGGCCGAGCAGGTGCCTCATCCGCCGTCCTCCGCCGGGCGGGCGGCCCCGCCCACCGGAGCCCGGTACTCGTTGTCGTGCTTGACCAGGAGCACGTCGGAACGGAAGACGCCGTCGGCACCGAGGGTGCCCTCGACGACGGCGCCCTGCCCCTCCTGGAAGACGCCGCGCGGCTGCCCGCTGTTGACGACCGGCAGGTCGTGCACCCCGTCGGTGAGTTCGAACCGGACTCCGTCCGCCGTCGTGGCGACGGACCCGGCCACCACGAGGCCGCCGAGCCGTACCCGCTCACCCACCAGTTCCGGATCGGCGACCAGTTCGCTGGTCGTCCGGTAGTAGACGAGGCTGCCCTGCAGCCCCCCGACCGCCAGCACCCCGACGGCGACGAGGACCACGCCCGCGACGAGCAGCAGCCGCACGGGCATCTGCCGGCGTGGACGCTCGGCGGTCTCGCCGTCGCTGCGGATCACCGGGGTCCCCGCCCCGGCCGTGTCCAGTACCAGTACGCGGTCCAGGTCGTCGCCGTGAGCAGGTAGCCCCCCACCACCCACTCCCAGCCGTTCACCGGCGCGTCCTCGGGACGACGACGAGCGCCTCGGTCGGTCCGAGGGCGGCTGCGCCCTGCGGCGGAGCACCCGCCGGCCCGGGGGCGGCGGGGGCGTCGGCCGAGGCGAGCACCCGCAGCCGGCGCCGCACCACCAGCACCCCGGCCAGCGTGAAGGCCGCCACGGCCGCCCCCAGAGCGGCCGCCATCCACGGGTCCATCGGCGCCGGGTCCGGGGACAGCACGGTCGCCGGCTGGTGCAGGGTGCGCCACCACACCACCGAGAAGTGCACGACCGGCACGTTGACGAACCCGACGATCCCCACGGCCGCCGCACGACGGGCCCCGGCGGCGCGGTCGTCCCCCAGGCCGCGGACCCCGAGGTAGCCCAGGTAGACGAGGAGCAGCACGGCGGTGGTGACCAGGCGAGGGTCCCAGACCCACCACACGCCCCACACCGGCCGGCCCCAGATGCTGCCCAGCGCGATCGCCAACGCGGTCATGCCGACGCCGAGTTCCGCGGCGGCCTGAGCCCGACGGTCCCACCGCAGGTCCCGGGTCAGCAGATAGGCCACGCTCGCGCCGAGCACCGCCGCGAACGAGAGGTAGGCCAGCCACGCCGCAGGCACGTGGACGTACATCAGCCGCTGCGGTTCACCCTGCACGGTGTCGGTCGGTGCCACCACCAGGGCGAGGATCACCGCGACCGCTGCAACCACCACGGCCGCTGCGCCGTGGATGCGGTCGGCCGTGCCGGCCGAGGGAGATGCCATCCGATCACTCCTCGAGTAGGACGGGGAACACCGCCCAGGCGGCCGTCAGCACAGCGCCCGCGTACAGGGTCATGAGGATGCCCCAGGGGAGCACAGCACTCGCGGAAACGGTCAACTGGGTCCCGGCGAGCAGCACGGGCAGGCCGGTGGGCAGCATCAGGGCCGCCAGCAGCCCGCCCCGGCGGGCACCGGAGTCGACGAGCACCCCGAACGTCGTCGTCAGCGCCGCGAGCGCCAGCGTGCCCAGGGCACCGCCGTAGATCGCCGCCGGAGGCACCGGGACCTCGAAGAGGACGGCGACGAGGGCGCCGGCCAGCACCCAGGTCAGGGCGAGCGCGCCCCAGGTCGCCAGCAGCTTGCCGGCGAAGAGCGCATTCGGGGCGACCAGCCCGCGCAGCACGTCCCAGCTCTCCTCCGCCATCTCGGCGCCGGCCACGGTCCGGGCCAACGGGACCGTGGCGACGAGGACCGCCAGCCACACCGTCCCTCCGGCCGTGGCCGCCAGCTGCTGCGGCCCGGGTCCGAAGCCCAGGCCGGCCAGCACCACGAAGGCGGCGACGAAGGGCGCCGTGGTGACCAGCGCCTCGCGGCCGGCCCGCTCCACGGCCACCTCCCGGCGGAACACGGCCGCCGTCTGCGCCAGCACGGTGACCGGCTGCGTCACCGCAGCACCACCCGTCCGTCGCCGACCACCAGGTGGCCGTCCGCGGCCGCCAGGAGGGCGTCCGGCTGGTGGGTGGCGACCAGGACCGTCCCGCCGTCGGCACGGATCGTGTCGAGGACGGTCACGAGAGCCTGCATGCCGTGGCTGTCCAAGGCGGCCGTGGGCTCGTCCAGGCAGAGCAGGGCCGGCCGGCAGGCGACCGCCGCCGCCAGGGCGGCACGTACCCGCTCGCCGGCCGACAGGGTGCCGACCCGGCGGTGCGCCAGAGCCTGGAGACCGAGCAGCTGCACCGCGGCAGTCGCTGCTTCCCGCCGACCGGCCAACCCGGCGGTGACCGACACCGCGCCCAGGACGGTCTGCGCGCTGCGCAGACCTCCACCGCCGCGGACGTACAGCGCCCTGCCGGCGCACTCCCGGCCACCGGTGCTCGGACGGGTCAACCCGGCGGCCAGCCGCAGCAGGGTGCTCTTGCCCGCCCCGTTCGGGCCGGTCACCACGGTGAGCGTCCCGGCGGCCAGGGCGAGGTCGAGCGGGGCCCACACCGGGGAGCCACCGTGGACCCGGCTGGCCCGCGTCAGCCGCAGCACAGGTGCCGCGGTGGCGGGCGACGGCCCGGCCGGGGAGCGCCACCCGTCCTCGACCCCAGGCCGCCCGAGCATGGCCACCAGCGTAGGGCGACCGAGGCCGGCCGACACCTCCCCCGGAGAAGCGCCTTCGGACGACGGTTCGTCAACCGCGCAGCAGCGCCGCCACCCCGACGCAGGCCGCCGCCCACAGCGCGCTGGCCAGCGTGCCGACGATGAAGCGCTCGGCCGCGGCGGGGGCACGGAGCTCGGAGAACCGGCCCAGCCCCTTGACGGCCAGGATGACCGCCAGCCCCTCGGGCCAGCCGACGAGCAGCGTGCCGGCGATCGCGGCCCGCTCCAGGACCCCGATCCAGGCTCCGCCGCGGAGGATGTCAGGGTCCTGCGGTCCACCGGAGACCCCCGCGGCCGCCGGGTCGGCGGCGTGCAGCACCGCCGTCGCCACCGGACCGCCACCGGTCACGGCGGCGAGCACCGCGAGCAGCGCGCCGACCTGCACCGGCCCGGGTGTGCCTTCGGCCGGCCACGCGAGGCCCGCCGCCACCGCGAGTGCGCCCACCAGCGCGATGGCGCTCGCGCCGGATGGCCCGGGGCGGTCGCCGCGGACGGCGAGGGCCAGCCCGGTGACGGCCACCAGGCCGAGGACGACGAGAACGGCGACGGTCATCCGGCGGCCCGCCCGAGCAGCCGGGCCGCCGTGGGCCGCAGTTCCCGCTCCAGCTCCCAGGAGGCCGCGGCCAGCCGCTGGCCCACGGCCTGGCGCGAGACGCCGAGCTCGGCCGCGGCCTCCGCCTGGGTGCGTCCGCCCTCCAGCAGGTCGATCGCCTCCCACGCCTGGGCGCTGCGGCGTCCCACCAGCACGGCCAGCGCGCTGAGCACCGCCTGGGCGTCCCCTGCGTCGGGCGGCACCGCGCCACGGACGGCGAGCCTCATCGGCCGCTGCTTCGCGGCGTCGACGGCCCGGCGGGCGCAGAGGAACGCCGGCCCGGCGGCGGCGCGGGTGCTCGCCGGCAGCGGCGTCTGCACCGGGCCGGCGCCGATCCCGATGCTCCAGCCACCCAGTCGCACCAGCCGCATCGCGACGTCGACGACGGCCTCGGGCCCGTCGAGCACACCCTGGAACTCGTCACCCGCGGTACGCTCGAACGCGAGCAGCGCCCCCACCTCGGCGTTCAGCGGCGCCAGCACGTCGGCCACCCGGTCGGGGCCGCGCCGGCTCCCGCGCTGGTCGACGGTCAGCACGAACGGCATGACGCAAGCCTCTCAGCTTTCTTCGATCAGAGCAAGGCTCAAAGCTTGCCAGCCACATCGGCGGGGAAACCGCCGGTGGCGATCGGACCCCACCCGGTCACCGTGATCCGCAGCAGGGACTTGCCCTGGCGCGTCATCGCCGCGCGGTACTCCTCCCAGTCGGGGTGCTCCCCGCTGATGGCGCGGTAGTACTCCACGAGCGGCTCCACGGCCTCGGGCAGGTCGAGCACCTCCGCTGCGCCGTCCAGCTGGACCCAGGGCCCGTCCCACTCGTCGGAGAGCACGCACAGGGACACCGCGGCATCCCGCCGGGCGTTGGCCACCTTGGCCCGCTGCGGATACGTGGACACCACGACCCGCCCCTCGGCGTCGATTCCGCACGTCACCGGGGACAGCTGCACCCCACCGCCCTGGCGGCGGGTGACCAGCACGGCCCGGTGCCGCGGGCGGAGGAAGTCCAGGAGCGCATCGCGGTCGACCCGGTCAGCGCTGGCGATCTTCGGCATGCCACGAACGCTACGACGTGGGTGTGATGATCGTTCTCCGCCCGGTCCCGCCCCGGCTTCTGTGCTGAGATCTGTGCATGAGGATCCGCTTGCCCGGTCGCACCGACCCGCCGCCGGACGAGACCCACGACGTCGAGCCCGACCAGCCCACCCGCGAGGTCGGTGTCCGGCCCGCCACGCACGCACCCGCCCCGACCAACCAGCGCGGAGAACGCCTCCGGCGGGCGAGCCGGTCGCTGGCCGTCGCCTCGGCGGAGCTGCTGCTCGTCGTCGGCGGGGTCATCGTCCTGGGCTACGTCCTGGGCAAGCTCTGGGTCGTCCTGCTGCCCGTCGTCCTCGGGCTGCTCATCACCACCGTGCTCTGGCCGCCCACCCGGTTCCTCAGGAAGCACGGCTGGCCGGCTGCCCTGGCGGCGGCGACCGTGCTGATCGCCTTCCTCGCGACATTCGGCGGCATCATCGCGCTGATCGCACCGCCGGTCGTGGGGCAGGTGGAGGAGCTCGGGGCAGGCGTCAGCGCGGGTCTGCAGCAGCTGCAGGCATGGCTGACGGGCCCACCGTTCAACCTGGGCGAGGAGCAGATCGGCGACGCCGTCGACGACGCGATCAACTCGATCCAGGGCAACGCGCAGAACATCGCCAGCTACGCCGTCACCGGCGCCGCGGCCATCGGCTCCGGACTGATCAACCTCGTTCTCGCCCTCCTCCTGACCTTCTTCTTCCTCAAGGACGGGCCGCGCTGGGTGCCGTGGCTGGCCGCGCAGACGGGCCCGCCCGCTGCACCGCACGTGGCCGCGCTGTCCTACAAGACGTGGGCGACGCTCTCCGAGTTCATCCGCCAGCAGGCCATCGTCGGGTTCGCCGACGCCTTCTTCATCGGCCTGGGCCTGTGGATCCTCGGCGTGCCCCTCGTCCTGCCGCTGGCCGTGCTCACCTTCTTCGGGGCGTTCATCCCGATCATCGGTGCCTTCGTCGCCGGCGGTTTCGCGGTGCTGATCGCCCTGGTCGACCAGGGCCTCACCACCGCGCTCATCGTGCTGGGCATCGTCCTGCTCGTGCAGCAGCTCGAGGGCAACGTCCTGCAGCCGATCCTCCAGGGCCGTGGCCTGAACCTGCATGCCGCCGTGGTGATCCTGGCCGTCACCGCGGGGGCGAGCCTCGCAGGCATCATCGGCGCCTTCCTCGCCGTCCCGGTGACCGCGCTCATCGCCGTCTCCTATCGATACGCACGGGACCAGCTCGACGGGAAGTCGCCGGAGGTCCTTCCCGACGGCACGCGCGCGCAGATCGCCAGCGACGCCACCGGCGCCCACTTGACCCGGGAGCCGGTCACGACGCCGGAGGGCGACGGGGCGCAGGAGGGAGCGGCGCGCTGAGCCGGGCCGTCCGGGGCGACGGCGGCCCCGGCGGGAATGCCGCGGCTCGAGCCGCGGCTGTACCGGAGGCGTGATCGTCAGCGCCCCACGAACCAGGAGGTCCCACCGTGCCGCAGCGACCGGAGGAACTCGTCGAGCTGCTCCCCGCGGCCGACCGCTTCCTCACCCGCGAGTCGGCCGTTGCCGACCCGTCGCAGCGCCGCGGGCTGGTGCTGGTGCACGACCTCGCCGGCGACTTCGACGCCGCGTCCGCCGGCACCCTGGCCGGCGCGCACCTGCTCGCCGCGCTGCAGCACGAGGTGATCGCCCGCTTCGATGCCGACAGCCTCGTCGACTACCGGGCCCGCCGGCCCCGCATGACCTTCACCAGCGACCGGTACGAGTCG encodes the following:
- a CDS encoding cytochrome c maturation protein CcmE — its product is MIRSDGETAERPRRQMPVRLLLVAGVVLVAVGVLAVGGLQGSLVYYRTTSELVADPELVGERVRLGGLVVAGSVATTADGVRFELTDGVHDLPVVNSGQPRGVFQEGQGAVVEGTLGADGVFRSDVLLVKHDNEYRAPVGGAARPAEDGG
- a CDS encoding AI-2E family transporter codes for the protein MRIRLPGRTDPPPDETHDVEPDQPTREVGVRPATHAPAPTNQRGERLRRASRSLAVASAELLLVVGGVIVLGYVLGKLWVVLLPVVLGLLITTVLWPPTRFLRKHGWPAALAAATVLIAFLATFGGIIALIAPPVVGQVEELGAGVSAGLQQLQAWLTGPPFNLGEEQIGDAVDDAINSIQGNAQNIASYAVTGAAAIGSGLINLVLALLLTFFFLKDGPRWVPWLAAQTGPPAAPHVAALSYKTWATLSEFIRQQAIVGFADAFFIGLGLWILGVPLVLPLAVLTFFGAFIPIIGAFVAGGFAVLIALVDQGLTTALIVLGIVLLVQQLEGNVLQPILQGRGLNLHAAVVILAVTAGASLAGIIGAFLAVPVTALIAVSYRYARDQLDGKSPEVLPDGTRAQIASDATGAHLTREPVTTPEGDGAQEGAAR
- a CDS encoding TlpA family protein disulfide reductase, with product MTEPADSPPAPTRRWRRWVAALAFVVVVALAGALLAARLGDSAVTTSALIGQPAPPLVGDTLDGGRFDLAGWEGQVVLVNLWASWCQPCRREHPLLIATAASLGPQGLRVVGIDVHDDPDDARAFLAEFGGAAWPSIVDPEGTYAVEWGTFALPETYLVGRDGTIVAKVSGELDAAWITEQVIPLLDGEGP
- a CDS encoding ABC transporter ATP-binding protein — translated: MLGRPGVEDGWRSPAGPSPATAAPVLRLTRASRVHGGSPVWAPLDLALAAGTLTVVTGPNGAGKSTLLRLAAGLTRPSTGGRECAGRALYVRGGGGLRSAQTVLGAVSVTAGLAGRREAATAAVQLLGLQALAHRRVGTLSAGERVRAALAAAVACRPALLCLDEPTAALDSHGMQALVTVLDTIRADGGTVLVATHQPDALLAAADGHLVVGDGRVVLR
- a CDS encoding PPOX class F420-dependent oxidoreductase, encoding MPKIASADRVDRDALLDFLRPRHRAVLVTRRQGGGVQLSPVTCGIDAEGRVVVSTYPQRAKVANARRDAAVSLCVLSDEWDGPWVQLDGAAEVLDLPEAVEPLVEYYRAISGEHPDWEEYRAAMTRQGKSLLRITVTGWGPIATGGFPADVAGKL
- the ccsA gene encoding cytochrome c biogenesis protein CcsA — its product is MASPSAGTADRIHGAAAVVVAAVAVILALVVAPTDTVQGEPQRLMYVHVPAAWLAYLSFAAVLGASVAYLLTRDLRWDRRAQAAAELGVGMTALAIALGSIWGRPVWGVWWVWDPRLVTTAVLLLVYLGYLGVRGLGDDRAAGARRAAAVGIVGFVNVPVVHFSVVWWRTLHQPATVLSPDPAPMDPWMAAALGAAVAAFTLAGVLVVRRRLRVLASADAPAAPGPAGAPPQGAAALGPTEALVVVPRTRR
- a CDS encoding heme exporter protein CcmB gives rise to the protein MTQPVTVLAQTAAVFRREVAVERAGREALVTTAPFVAAFVVLAGLGFGPGPQQLAATAGGTVWLAVLVATVPLARTVAGAEMAEESWDVLRGLVAPNALFAGKLLATWGALALTWVLAGALVAVLFEVPVPPAAIYGGALGTLALAALTTTFGVLVDSGARRGGLLAALMLPTGLPVLLAGTQLTVSASAVLPWGILMTLYAGAVLTAAWAVFPVLLEE
- a CDS encoding cytochrome c-type biogenesis protein CcmH — encoded protein: MSGVRRAAGAVVALCVVVVAVLGLLRAAAPDGNASLREQVDAVAAGLRCPTCQGLSIADSASVLAAGSRQVIEDQLRAGRSPDQIRQYFVDRYGEQVLLRPEASGTGILVWLLPALAVAAGGGFVWRWLHRARGAPAEAVGEATDPEAHRVLEEHRAGQLVLDDSPAAESLREALDARLAAEEDWPADAEALARADRRLGAAFRRYRARGLSARSRTPGAALPRRAVTVGAAVVLLAVAGVGVGAALQHRGAGEPVTGGIPGGVSAEAGSGIAELQARAETRPQDPAAWVALGRALDRARQFDQAVEAYDRALALEPAADVVVLLRGNVLVRAGRAAEALPPMQELAERYPDDPDVLLVLGLAQEATGAPETAETLRRFLELAPDSPAAPGVRALLEDQ
- a CDS encoding heme lyase CcmF/NrfE family subunit; translation: MRHLLGPFGLMLGLVCSAVACAAWAATARRGDGGGAGRWGRIGTGGSLLGAAVAVAVMVDALVQHDFSVRYVAENGGRAVPPYYTVISLWAALEGSLLLWLLVLTALTALAVVRVHPRAGDLHPWAMSVLSALGAFFFALALFAGSAFDRVSPVPADGPGPNPLLQDHPLMGLHPPLLYLGYVGMAVPFAYAVAALVTGRTGPAWVAVVRAWTLTAWACLTAGVVMGGWWAYEVLGWGGYWGWDPVENVSVLPWFTATALLHSIMVQRRRATLRLWNLTLAIATFVLVLFGTFLTRSGVVESVHAFTRSTIGPVLLGFLLAVVLGAGALFLWRSDRLGDDDPLLATVSRETSFLANNLLLAGLAFTILLGTTFPIAVEALTGDRLSVGAPYFTRMTVPLALLVVLLMGLGPLLPWGSAQGRRLAGQLLPSALAGLATIGLLGLSGLDGVGALLTFGLAVFVAGATLTRVVLDVQRTRTLRPGRLAGTVGRTLAQHRRAYGGLLVHLGFVLAAVAVAASSTYSSSATRQLAVGDTVRVGEWTATLQEVRRSADERRMSVAADLLLREDGRDVGVHAPRLSMYPSLSQAVGSPSVRTTLTEDAYLVLTEVDPDAGTATVRLVVNPMVVWLWISVPVMVAGAGVAAWPVRRTVPRDAERLENRVGATDVEEIRV